Below is a window of Nocardioides sp. S-1144 DNA.
GGTGCGGCTGGGCGGGACTCGGCGCCCGGTACGGCGGCGGGACCGGCGCGGGCCGGACCGCGGCCACCAGCCAGGCGAGGATCGTCTCGCCGTGCGGGTCGCCGAGGGCGTACGACGTCGCGGCCGGGCCCACGGGGAGCCGGGAGACCCGCGCGCCGCCGACGAAGGTGCCGCCGGTGCTGGAGTCGGCGACGAACCAGGAGTCGCCGTGGCGCTCGAAGGTCAGGTGGTGCCGCGAGGCGCGCGGGTCGGCGACCACCACGTCGCAGGTCTGCTCGCGCCCGACGACGACCCGGTCCTGGTCGAACTCGCGCGGGCCGAGGGCGGACTGCACGACGAGGCGTGCGCGGGGGTGGTCGCTCATGACGTGCGACACCCTAACCGCGCCGGTCCCGACAGCTCACGAGCCGGCCCACGAGCCGCCTCACGAGCGCCGGCGGAAGGAGCGGACGGCGACGACGGACAGCAGCCGGCGCCGTCGGGTGGCCGCCGAGGTCATCGCCCTGCGCTCGGCGTCCACCAGCGCCCAGAACTCCGCGGCCACCGCCGCGTCGGGCTCGGTCGGGCCGAAGACCAGCCCGTCGGCGTGCCGGGCCAGGGCCGGCGCGGCCGCCGACGGCACGTGGGGGGCCTGCTCGCGACGGGTCAGGGTGCTGCCGACCGGGACCGGCCGGCCGAGGTCGCGGGCGTGGTCGACCAGCTCGCGCCAGCCCCCGACCACCCGCTCCGAGGCCTGTGCGGCGCCGCGACGCCGGCGGCGGCGCCAGCCCTTGAGCCCGGCGACGGTGCCGACGACCAGCAGGGCCAGCAGCAGCGGGCCGCCGACGGCGACCAGCACCCAGCCGAACCAGCCGGCGACGACCGCGTCGTCGTCCTGCTCCTTGCGGTCGATCCTGCGCGCCTCGAGCTCGGCCTCGGTCTGCTCGGCCAGCGTCGACGGCGGCGGGACCGGTGCCGGCGGCGGGACGACGGTGCCGCTCATCTCCTGCTCGGCCAGCGGCGGCTGCTCCGCGGGCCGGTCGAGGTCCATGAACGTCTCGGTCGGCAGCGTCCGCCAGCTGCCGTCGGCGAGCTGCACCTCGACCCACGCCGAGACGTCACGGCCCTGGACGGCGCCGTCGTCGGGCACCACGGCACCAAGCACCACCCGCGCCGGCACGCCGACCTTGTTGGCCAGCAGCGCCATCACCGCGGCGTACTGCTCGTCGTTGCCGACCGCGATCGGTGCGTTGGCGAACTCGTCGCCGAGGCGCTTGACGTGGTGGCCCGGGTGGTAGATCCGCTCGGCCTGGAGGACGCCGTCGGAGTACTTGCCCTCGACCTTGAGGTGCTCGGCGATCGCGAAGACCCGCTCCATCGGCTCCGACGCCCCGGCCGACCACTGCACCGCCTGGGTGTCGAGGAACGAGGCCGCGAACGGGACGTCGGTGACGACCTGGGCCGGCGCGTCGGTCGGCGACAGCTCGTCGTCGGGCTCGACGGCGGTGAAGTGGTAGACGTCGCCCGGCCGCACCCCGGTCGGGACGACGGCGGTCGACGTGGCCAGGTTGTAGCGCCAGGACTCCGCCTTCGTGGTCGCGTCGCCGGCGTCGAAGCGGAGCTCCTGGAGCGCGCCGACGGTCGGCAGCCAGACGCCGTCGTAGCCGTCGCCGACGGTGACCTCGACCGAGACCCGGTCGCCCTCGACCGGGTTGTCGATCGTGCTGGAGACGCGCTGGAACGTGTCGGTGGTGGTGGAGGGGTCGGCCCCCTCGGAGGCGCCCCACACGATCCCGTCGTAGTGGTCGAGGGTGGCGATCCGCAGCCGGGAGCCGGCGGGCGCGCCGTCGAGGGTGAGGAGCGTCTCGTCGTACAGGTTCTCCGCCTCGACCGGCTCGGGCTCCTCGACGTAGCGCCGGAACGACGCCAGCGGCGAGGGGTACTGCCCGATGTCGAAGGGCGGGCGCACCTGGGTGCGCAGCACGGTGCGGCCGGTGTCGTCGCCGAACGCCACGGACGTGACCGGCATCGCCAGCGCCCCCGCGCCGGCGACCAGGACGACGCCGACGACGCCGCGCCGCCAGCGGCCGCGGCGTCCCTCGACCGGACGCCGGCGCCGCGACTCGCGGACGGCGACCCAGCCGATCGCGAGGGCCGCGAAGAGCGTGCCCTGGAGCCACAGCGACTGCGGGCGCGCGACGCCGAGCAGGATCACCGCGACGAGCAGCAGCACCGGCGCGAGCAGCCCCAGCGCCGAGCGCAGGAGCGCCGGGCCGGAGCGGACCCCCACGGTGAGGCCGCCGAGCAGCCCGGCGACCAGGCCGAGCGTCCACGGCAGCACGAGGACCTCGCCCGTGCCCTGGACGGGCGGGAGGGTGGTGAGCAGCTCCTTCCAGCCCCCGACGACCTGGTCGGCCACGGTGCCGACCGACGTCGCGGCGACCAGCGCGCCGACGCCGAGGAACACCGGGACCCCCAGCGTCACCGCCGCGATGCCGGGCCAGCGCATCGCCCGCACGAGGCCGGTGAGCGCGAGGCCGAGGACCAGGCCGAGCACCGCGACGAGCAGGTGGGCGACGCCGGTGAAGGTGGTCGCCAGCCCGACCAGGGCGACCAGGCACAGGGCGAGGAGGAAGCCGAGGTCGACGGCGGTCTCGCGGGAGGGGAGGAAGCGGCGCATCACACGCTCCAGCGCAGCAGGGCCGGGAGGTCGTCCTTGTCACCGAGGCGCAGGACCGACAGGCCGCCGACCTCGCTGACGCCGGGCCGCACGCCGCGCTCGACGAGGAGGGCCAGCCGGCGGACCTCGGGCGGGAAGACCGCCGCGGCGCGCAGCACCGGGTCGAGCCCGGCGGCGGCGCCGGTCAGCAGGAACAGCAGGCTGGTGTCGGGGGCGAGGTCGACGGCGCGCCGGGCCGCGCCGACCAGGCCGACCGAGCCGGCCGAGGCGCGGCAGACGGCGTCCAGGGCGAGGTTGCCGTCGACGCCGGAGCTCGCGGTCGGGCCGCACACGAACGTCGCCTCGAACTCGTCGGCGATCGCGCGCACCAGCACCGAGGCGGCGACCGACATCGCGATCTCCAGCTCGTCGTCGTCGGCCCACGACGCCAGGTCGTCGTCGACGACGACGGTGGCGTGGCTGCGCCGGGTGTCGAGGTACTGCCGCACGAGCAGCTGCTGCTGGCCCGCGCCCATCGCCTTGGCCGAGGAGCGCCAGTGCACGTGGCGCAGGTCGTCGCCGGCGACGTACTCGCGCAGCGCGTGGAAGGCGAGGTCGCTCTGGGAGATCGCGTCGGTCTCGACGCCCTCGAGGTCGCGGAGCAGGCCGGCGCCCATCGCGTCGAGCGGCACCAGCGGGGGCCGCACCAGCACCTCCTGTGCCTCGGCCCACACCGAGTCGCGGGAGAACACGCCGACGGCGTCGCCGCGCCGGGTGACCGCCGGGCCGACCTCGATCACCCCGCGGCGCTCGGTGCGGATCGTGAAGGACTCCTGGCTGGTCGCCCCCGCGGCGAGCGCCGGGACGCCGTAGCGGTGCACGGCCGCGCCGACGGGCAGCTCGAGCAGCGTGGGGAGCATCCGCCGGCCGGAGGCGTTGGTGACGTCGACGCCGCCCGACACCGAGCTGCCGGCCACCACCCGCGACGGCTCCAGGACGATCGCCACCCGCACCCGGGTGCGGCCCAGGAGGAAGGGCAGGCAGAGGGCGAGCAGCAGCAGGCACGCCGTCCCCAGGACGACGAGCTCGCGCCACCGCGTCTGCGACGCCACGGCGAGGGCGAGCACGCCGAGGCCGAGGAGCAGCCAGCCCAGCGGGCGGACCACCCCCAGCGCGGCGCGGACCCGGGTCGGCACGGTCACAGCACGATCAGCGGGTCGCGACGCGGTCGGTGGGCGGGGCGACGGCGTCGAGCAGCCGGGAGATGACGGCGTCGACGGTGACCCCGGTGAACTGCGCCTCCGCGTCGAGCAGCAGCCGGTGGCACAGCACCGGCTCGGCCAGTGCGCGCACGTCGTCGGGGACGACGTGGTCGCGCCCGTCGGCGGCGGCCCAGGTCTTGGCGACCCGGATGAAGGCCAGGCAGCCACGGGCCGAGAGCCCGAGCTTGACGTGCGGCTGGCGGCGCGACTCCTCGGCGAGCTCGGCGACGTAGCCGACGACGGCCGGGTCGACGTACACCTCGTCGGCGAGGCCGCTCATCTGGGCGATTGTCTGGGCGGTGATCACCGGCGTCACCAGTGCGGCGCGGTCGCGGACGCCGGCGTTGAGGAGCAGCTCGATGGTCGCCGCCTTGTCGGGGTAGCCGACCGAGCTCTTCATCAGGAACCGGTCGAGCTGGGCCTCGGGGAGCCGGTAGGTGCCGGCCTGCTCGATCGGGTTCTGGGTGGCGATCACCATGAACGGCCGGCCGACCTCGTGGGGCCGGCCGTCGACGGTGACCCGGCCCTCCTCCATCACCTCGAGCAGCGCCGACTGGGTCTTGGGCGAGGCCCGGTTGATCTCGTCGGCCAGCACGATCGAGTGGAAGATCGGGCCCGGGGTGGAAGTCGAAGGTGCCCTTGTGCTGGTCGTAGACGGTCACGCCGGTGACGTCGGAGGGCAGCAGGTCGGGGGTGAACTGGATCCGGGCGTGGCTGCCCTGCACCGTGTTGGCCAGCGCCCGCGCCAGCATCGTCTTGCCGGTGCCCGGGAAGTCCTCGAGCAGCAGGTGGCCCTCGGAGAGCAGGCAGGTCAGCGCCAGCCGGACGACGTGCCGCTTGCCGAGCACGGCCTTCTCGATGTTGTCGGTGAGCTGGTCGAAGGTCTGGTGGAACCAGGCGGCCTGCTCGCGGGTGATCGTCATGCGGGTCCTGTCACGGTCGGGTCGGAGGCGGTCGGGGCGGGGCCGGTCAGCTGCCGGGCCACGTGTACCTCGGGCTCGTGGCGCCCCCGCACGTCGCGCTCACCCAGCCACCGGGGTTGCCGTAGTAGGCACCGGTCTGGTGCGACCCGTTGCCGAACGGGCCCTTGCGCCCGAAGCCGCCGCCGGTCGAGGAGTCGATGGTGCAGGAGTTGCCCCCGCCGGGGAAGTTGCTCAGGATGATCGTGATGTAGCCGCAGGAGGCGTGCGTGCACAGCGTGCCGGAGGTCGTGTAGCAGCGCGGCAGCCCGGAGCCGGGCCGGTCGTTGCAGCGGTCGCCGCGGGTCACCTCGACCGAGGGCAGCAGCGGCTGGTCGGTGCGGACCGACTCGGCGGTGCGGGTGGCCGGGCCGCGGGCCGGCGCGGCGTCGGACAGCCGCACCGTGATCGTCTCGGTCGTGTCGTAGCCGATCCGGCGCAGCTCGGTGTCGAAGGTGTAGGTGTCCACGCCCGGGACCGTGATGGTCTCGTCGCGGCCCTGGTTGCTGGTGATCCGCACCGAGGCGGGGTCGCCGTTGGGGTCGACGGTGATCCGCCAGGCGATCTCCTGGCTGGGGACGACGTCGCCGCGGGTGGAGGTCATCGACACGACGTGCTGGGTGCCGAGCGGGCCGTAGGGTCTGCACCGACCGCGGCGCCGACGGCGAGCAGCGGTCGAGCTCGTTGCACACCTCGAGCCGCACCTGGTGGGCGCCGTCGTTGTCGGGGACGGTCACGGTGCGCGACTGCCCGCCGGCGCCCTGGAACTCCTCGACGACGGTGCTGCCGACGATCACCTTGACCCGCGACTGCGCGCCGTTCGAGACCGGCACGGTGAAGTCGGCGCGGGACTGGTTGTCCTGACCGGTCGCCGTGACCGACCAGTCGCCCCACGCCTCGGGGTCGCCGACGGCGACGAACTCCGAGGTGGGCCCGGTCGCGGTCCGGCCGTCGCCGCCCTTGTTGGTCACCCGCACGGCGTACTGGTACTTCCGGCCGTCGTAGCCGATGCCGCCGTCGACGCACGAGGTGGAGCCCTGGTCGGTGCACGCGGGCAGCGGCGACCCGTCGCGCAGCACGGTGTAGCTCAGCGGCGTCGGGCCGTTGGGGTTCACCGCGGGCCAGGAGACGACCACGGCCGTCTGCCGGCTGCTGGTGCGGTTCTCGGTGAGGGTGGGGGCCGGCGGGGCGGCCGGGGTGCCGACCGACTGGTAGGGCCCGCCGGAGCGGCGCTCGCCGGCGAACCGCTCGTTCACGGCGTACACGGTGAAGGTGTAGCGCTGGTTGTTGTCGAGCCCGGTGACCGTGGCCTCCGGGCGCCGGGTGGTGGTGCTCCCGCCGTCGTCCCAGGAGACGACGTACTCGCGGATGTCGGAGGTCTGCGTCGTCGGGGGCGTCCACCGCAGGCGGAGGGTGGTGTCGCCCTCCTCCACCACCTGGATCGGGCCGACCCGGCCCGGCTTGGCGTCGGGCGTGGCGACCCGCGACTGCGGGCTCCAGCCCGACCAGCCGACGGCGTTGTGGGCGCGCACCTCGAAGCGGTAGTCCTGACCGTTGGTCAGGCCGGTGACGTCGCAGGAGGTGGCGGCGCACTCGCGGCCGACCCCGCCGGTGCCGCGCACCTCGTAGCGGTCGATCGGGGCGCCGTTCGCGTCGGGCGCCCGCCAGCCGAGCGCCACCTCCTGGTCACGGATCGTGGTGCCCGGGACCGGCGCGGTCGGGACGTCGGGCACGTCGAGCACGTCGAAGGTGATCCGGCCCTCCACCTGCCGCTCGGGCCCGTTCGACCCGGTGACGTCGCTGGCCAGCACCCGCAGCTCGGCGCGGCCGTCGACCTCGGGGCCGGTGGTGATGGTGACCCGCGACCCCTCGAAGCTGGTCTGGACGTCGAGACTGCTCACCTGCTCGACCTCGAGCACCTCCGGCTCCGGGTTCGGGACGCCGGCGCGCAGGTACGGCGCGAGGTCGATGGTCCGCTCCTCGCCCGCGCGCATGTCCTCGAGCCGCACCGGCGACATCGACGGCGGCGGCGACTCCACGACGAGCAGCTGCACGAGCCCGGGCTCGCTGCCCTCGGCGGTGACCTGCAGGGTGGCGCGGCTGCCGGCCACGGCGCTGCCCGCGGCGTTGACCTCGATCGTCGACCCGCTGGGCTGGACGATGCTCAGGCCGTCGACCGAGGTCTGCCAGTCGGCGTCGAACGACAGCGAGTCGACGTCCTCGGGGTCGGGCGTCCACACGTGGCAGAACGACGCGACGTCGAGGCCGATGGTGCGGTCCTGGGCGATGCGGACCGGGGTCTCGGGGCAGCGCAGCACCGGCCGCGACCGGCCGACCTGCACGGGCACCGACACGATCGCCTCGACGCCGTCGGGGTCGTCGACACCGTCGCCGGTCGTGACCTCGAAGACCACCGCGCCCGGGCCCTCGTAGCGGTCGGAGGCGGCGACGTCGAAGGTCGTGTCGCCGGTGATGGTCGGCTGCACGTCGCCCTCGGGCGAGGCCCAGATGCGGTCCTGCAGGGTGAACTGGACCGGCCCTCCGCCCGGGCTGACGACGTGGTCGGCGAGGTCGAGGCTCGCGGTGCCGCCGGGGTCGACCTCGATGACGGCGCCCGGCACGGCGTACGGCGCGCCGGCGGCGGCCGGCGGCACGTAGATCGAGCCGGTCGCGGCGCCGCCGTCGGCGTCCCGCACGCGGAAGGGCACCACCATCGGCTCCGCCCCGCGCTGCACGGTGACCTCGCCGCCGGCGATGGACGCGGTCGTGCCCCGCGGTGCGAAGACCTTGCTGACCCGGAGGTCCTCGGGCTCCCCGTCGGGGTCGTAGGCCGTCTCGAGGACGTCGACGGTGACCGTCGAGGCGTCGCCGCGACCGTCGACCTCGCCCTCGGCCGCCTCGAGCGCGCCCTCGTCGGCCGGGGTGCCGTAGGCGTCGAAGACGACCGGCGGGTTGTTGTAGGGCGTCGCCAGGCGCAGCGTGACGGTCGCCTGGGACGCGTCGAGGCCGTTCGAGAGCCGGTAGACGACCTGGAGGGTGCGGGCGTCGAGGGTGTCGGGTGCCTCGATGACGATCGGGCCCTGCGGGGTCTCCAGGCTCACGCCGGCGGGCGGGTCGACCAGCGTGGCCTCCACGCGGTCGCCCGCGGCGACGTAGTCGTTGGCGAGGATGTCGACGCGGGCCAGCCGGCCCGGCTCGGTCGTCACGGTGTCGGGGACGGCGAGCGGGGGCTGGGGGGTGCCCGGCGGGACGACGGCGACGCGCACGGTGCCGGCCGCGCTCCCGCCGTTCGGGTCGGCGACGGTGTAGCCGAACTCGTCGGTGCCGACGCTGCCCGGGTAGGCCTGGTAGACGATCGAGCTCGCGCCGAACCGGACGATCCGGCCCAGCGACGGCGCCGAGTCGATGCCGGTGAGGGTGACCGGGTCGCCGTCGGGGTCGACGCCGGCGCCGGGGATGCGGAGCTTGATGGTGTCGCCCGCGACGGCGCGGCCCTCGAGCACCGGCGGCTCGGGCGGGACGTTGCGCCGGGTGCCCGGGACGACCTGGATCTCGAGGGTGCCCGGGGCGCGGTCGCCGGTGGTGTTGGTGGCCAGGTAGCGCACGGTGAACGTCTCGGCGTCCTCGAGCCCGTCGGGGGCGACGTAGCGCACGAACCGGTCGGTGACGAAGGCCTGGCCGGTCGGCACGTCCTCGTCGCCGGGCGGGCGGACCTCGAGCACCCCGGCGTCCCCGGCGGGCCCGTGGCCGACGAGCTCGAGCTCGTCGCCGGCCGGGCTGAAGTCGTTGTCGAGGACCGGGACCGAGACCCCTCCCCCGGCCCGGACGACGACGCGGTCGGTCTCGGTGACCGGGGTGTTGTCCTCCGGTGCCGGGCGCCACGCCACCACGACCTCGCCCTGGACGCCGGAGCGGGCGCCGTTGCTGACGGTGTAGCGGACCAGCTGGGGGTTGGGGTCGAGCCGGCCCTGGCGGGCGGCGATGCGGAGCCAGCGGCCCTCGACCACGGCGACGTCGAGCGCGTTCTCGGCGTCGGGCGTCGCGCCCTGCACGACGAGCACGCCCCCGGTCGGGTCGATGTCGTTGGCCACGACGTCGACCAGCGTGGCGGCCTGGCCGTGCAGCGTCACGCTGTCGGGCATCGCGACCGGGGCCTTCGGCGGCCGGTCGGGCGCCTCGACGTCGACCCGGATCCGGCCCGGCGCGAACGGCGCGTTGCCGAAGCGGAGGTCGTAGTCGAGGAAGTAGGTGCGCGCCTGGGTGGCGGTGAAGCTGATCGTGCCGTCGACCAGGTCGGTGGTGACCTCGGTGCCGGCGGGCTGGGCGACCTTGCCCGCGAGCGCGGTCCGGGCCGTCGGGGTGATCGGGTCGGAGCCGGGCAGGTCGTTGCCCAGCGGGCGGATCGTCAGGGTGCTGCCGACCTCGCCGGAGACCACGTCGGGCTCGGCCACGCCGGGGAACGACTTGCGGTCGGTGAGCGACTGCACCTGGAACTCCAGCTCGTCCTCCACCGGCGCCCCGATGCCGTCGGTGACGGTGTAGGTCACCTTCACCACGCCGCTCTCGGCCGGCGCGGTGAACCGCACCCGCCCCGCGGACGTCGTGCGCGCGACCGCGCCGCTCCGCTCCCCGCCGAGCGCGACGGCCCCGTCGAGGGTCAGCGGGTCGCCGTCCTCCTTGTCGCGCCAGTCGGGCAGCACCGGGATGTCGAGGGTGCCGCCGGCCGGGACCGCCCAGACCCGCGGCTCGAAGCCCTCGCGCAGCTGCGGGGTGGCGTTGACGGCGTCGGTGCGCGGGGTGACGGTGACCGTCGCGGTGTCGGAGAGCCCGGTGCGGCCGTCGTCGATGGTGTAGTCGAACCGCGTCGGGCCGGCGCCGTCGGGGAGGTCGACCTGCACGGTCTGGCCGTCGGGGCTGACCGTCACCTCCGCGTCGGAGCCGCGCGGCGGCTGGACCCCCGAGATCGCGAGCAGCCGACCCCCGGGGGCGGTGTCGTTGTCGAGCGGGTGCAGCACGGTCGTGCGCCCCACGCGGGCGCCGAGGGCGTCGTCCTTGGCCTCGGGCGGACGCCGGTCGCCGTCGTCGGTGTTCTCGTTCTGGTCGTCGTCGTCGGACTTGTCGGGCTTGAGCTGGAAGGCGTCCCAGTTGTCGAGGCGGGTCGGCTGGTCGGAGTCGATGTTCCAGACGGCGCCGGTGCCGCGGTCGTTGAGCAGGATCTCGCCGCGGTTGACCCGGAAGACGAGGTCGCTGGTCTCGGTGCCGAGGTCGGCGACGTTCGGCTCGTCGTCGCCGCAGACGGTGGCGACCGCGCCGAACCCGCCGGACCAGGCGCCGTAGACGCAGGCGCCGAGCCGCACCGGCGCGGTCGGGCGGCCGCCGGCGTCGGCGACCAGCTCGATCTCCTCGCCGGTGTCCAGGTCGATGCCCACGAGCCGGTCGGGCGTCGCGACCAGGACGACGTCGGCGTCGGGGCCGGGCACCTGGAGGACCGACCCGGCGGGCAGGTCGGCGTCGGCGCCGCCGACCACCTGCAGCGCACCCGACTCGGCGTCGAGAACGACGGCGCGCTCGCCGACCGTCGTGACCGCGACCGTGCGGCCGAGGTCGGCTCCGAGCGGGACCTCGCTCGGCCGGCCGAAGCCGCCGTCGCCGGCCGGGAGTGTGCGCAGGACGTCGTCCTCGGCGGAGGCGACGACCAGGTCGCCGTCGACGGTGACCGCCAGGGCGGCGTCCGGGGCGGTGACGGCGAGCGGGTCGGCCTCGGGGTCGAGGGCTGCGACCGGCGGGACGCCGCGACGGGTGTCGACCCGGGTCGCGCGCAGGCTGCCGTCGGCGGGGTCGAGGACGGCGAGGCTGCCGCCGGCCAGCTGCACCTGGGCCGCGGCGGGCAGGGCGGCGCTCTCCCCGTCGGGCAGCGAGACGCGGGCCGGGTCGATGGTCGAGAGCACGCCCGCCGACACGTCGATGCCAAGCACCGCAGCGCCGTCCTGGACGACGTCGAGCTGGGCGTCCTGCTCGGCGAAGGTGACGCCGTCGAGCTCGCCGATCGGCTTGTTGACGCGGCCGTGGTAGCCGTCGCGGCCGTTGGTGACCCAGATGCCGCCGTCGTTGAGCTGCGCCTCGTGCTTGCGGTAGCCGTCGGCCTGGGTGGCCACCACGACGACACAGGTCGCCGCCACGAGGAGCGCCGCGTTCGTCGCGACCGCGACGCGGTGGCGGCGAATCGCCGTCGAGATCGACATTGCACTCCTGGGGGCCTGGGAGGCAAGGGTAGGAAGGCTGCTCCCGACACGACAACTCGGCAGTCGCTGCGGGAGGATGCCCGGGTGCAGGCGTCCTACACCCCCGGCGACGGACTCGTCGTCGGCGCGGGGCGCCGGTGGCTGCTGCTGGACGCCGTCCCCGACGCCGCGACCACCGAGCGGCTGTGGGACCTGCTGACCGCTCCGCGCGTCGCGAGCGCCACCGTGCTCGACGTCGTCGCCACGGCCTGCGGTCCCGGGACCGCCCTGGTGCTCCTCGACCTGACCCCCGGCGCCGAGACGTCGGCGACCCGCGGCTCGGGACGGCACACCGCCGTCGACGGGGTCCACACCCTCACGCTCGGGCCGGCCGACGCCGGTGCTCGTGCCGGTGCTCCTGCCGACGCCGGGCCGCCCGCGCGCCGGCTGGTCGGCGGCGTGGTCGCGGCCGCCGCGGTCGTGCTCGCGCCGGACCCGGCGGGCCCGCCGGCCGCCGCTCCCGCGTCGGTCGCGGAGCCGGTCGCCGGGTCGGTCACCGGGTCGGTCGATGGGCTGATCGACGGCATCCCGCCGGAGATCCTCGCCCCGCGCCCGGGTCCGCCGGCCCCCTCGCCTCCCCCGCCCGCCCTCGGTGCGGTCGACACCGACGAGCCGCCCGCCGTGCCGGACCGGCGACGCGACGAGCCGGGGGGCCACACCGTGCGCCGCGGCGCCTCGGCCCCGGCGCCCCCTCCCCCGGCGCGACCCGGTGCGGTCGACAGCGACCACGACGGCCACACCACCTACCGGCCCGAGGACGTCGGCCGCGCACCGACGCCGCCCGCCGGCCACCTGCAGCAGTCCACGGCCGACACGGTGCTCGCCGTGCACTGCCCCGCGGGCCACGTGACCGCCGCCTACCGACCGCGGTGCCGGGTCTGCGACGCCCCGGTCGGCCCGCAGGAGCCGCAGCGGATGCCCCGCCCCCGCCTCGGCGTCCTGCACCTGCCCGACGGCGAGCGGGTGCCCCTCGACCGGGGCGTCGTCGTCGGCCGGGCGCCGACCCCGGTGCCGGGCGGCCCGCAGTGGCCGCACCTGGTGCGGCTGCCGGCCGGGGAGACCCTCGTGTCGCGCTCGCACCTGTCGGTGGCGCTCGACGGCTGGCTGGTGCTGGCCACCGACCTCGGGTCGCGCGGCGGCACGACGCTGCGGGTGCCCGGCCGGGCACCGCAGCGGGTCCGGGGCCACGAGACCTACGTGTGGGAGCCGGGTCAGGTGCTCGACCTGGCCGACAGCTACGAGATCGTCTACGAGGTCACGGGATGATCACCCCATGACGGGCGCGCCGCAGATCCCCGGCTACACCTTCCTCCAGCACCTGGGCACCGGCGGCTTCGCCGACGTGTTCCTCTACGAGCAGCAGTGGCCCCAGCAGCGGGTGGCGGTCAAGGTCGTGCGGGCCGACGTGGCGCTGACGGCGCGCGAGAAGAGCCTGTTCACCGCCGAGGCGAACGCGATGGCGACCCTCGCCGACCACCCCTACATCGTCTCGGTCATCACCGCCGGCACGACCGGCGACGCCCGGCCCTACCTGGTGATGCGCTACTGCCCGCCGCCCGACCTGGGGGTCCGGGTCCGGCAGGCCCCGATGTCGGTGGCCGACGCCGTCAGCACCGGCATCAAGCTGGCCAGCGCGGTCGAGACCGCCCACCGGGCCGGGATCGTGCACCGCGACATCAAGCCCAGCAACGTGCTGGTGACCAGCTACCACGAGCCGGCGCTCACCGACTTCGGCATCGCCGGCCACCTGGCCGACGTCGGCGGCGACGAGGAGGTGCGGATCTCCTACCCGTGGGCCCCGCCCGAGCTGCTCGACGCCCGCTCCAACGGGTCGGTGGCCTCCGACGTCTACTCGCTGGGCGCCACGATCTGGAACCTGCTGACCGGCCGCTCGCCGTTCGCGATCCTGCACGGCGACAACAGCCCGCGGGCGCTGTCGACCCGGATCCTGCACACCCCCGCGCCGCCCACCGGCCGCCCCGACACGCCGGCCGCCCTCGAGGCGCTGCTCGCGCAGTGCCTGGCCAAGGTGCCCGAGCACCGGCCCTCCTCGGCGCTCGACCTGGCGCGGTCGCTCCAGCGGATCGAGCAGCAGGCCGGCTACGCGCGGACCCCGGTCGCCGTCGAGGGCGACCGCCCGGCCGCGGCGGCCGGCCGCGCCGTCGCGCCCGGCGGCGACACCGACGCGACCTACGTCAAGCCGGTCACCGTCATCCCGGCGTCCGGTCCCCGCGCGGCGCGGATCGAGTCCGACAGCCGGGCCGCCGTCGACCCGGGACGCGGGTCGCGCGGGGCCGTG
It encodes the following:
- a CDS encoding serine/threonine-protein kinase, translated to MTGAPQIPGYTFLQHLGTGGFADVFLYEQQWPQQRVAVKVVRADVALTAREKSLFTAEANAMATLADHPYIVSVITAGTTGDARPYLVMRYCPPPDLGVRVRQAPMSVADAVSTGIKLASAVETAHRAGIVHRDIKPSNVLVTSYHEPALTDFGIAGHLADVGGDEEVRISYPWAPPELLDARSNGSVASDVYSLGATIWNLLTGRSPFAILHGDNSPRALSTRILHTPAPPTGRPDTPAALEALLAQCLAKVPEHRPSSALDLARSLQRIEQQAGYARTPVAVEGDRPAAAAGRAVAPGGDTDATYVKPVTVIPASGPRAARIESDSRAAVDPGRGSRGAVVWGVLGVLVVAAVVAVLALRGGGEEDPAPALDPGTRTPAPLEAGSPQLPPDVTGQRQGARVTFTWRAPDEPLAGDTWEWRRTDSGDGNRTTGRRLTLRSPERLCVQVRLIRGADASPFTERCVD